The proteins below come from a single Desulfurella sp. genomic window:
- a CDS encoding ABC transporter ATP-binding protein, protein MIISAHNIKKSFKSGKTNTLVLNNVNLDVEESKMVAIMGVSGSGKSTLLHILGLLDEPDDGEVLFFGEKVNFSDKKKLAIFRNSYIGFVFQFYSLINELTVLENVLLPTMINGIIQKDYARELLLRVGISEELFDKRSYNLSGGEKQRVAVARALVNKPKLIIADEPTSNIDENNAMLLMTLLRNLQQSLNTTVVISTHSKKIANFCDITYFLSEGVLTNESNI, encoded by the coding sequence ATGATAATCAGTGCTCATAACATAAAAAAATCTTTTAAAAGCGGAAAAACCAATACATTGGTTTTAAACAATGTAAATCTTGATGTTGAAGAAAGCAAGATGGTTGCTATTATGGGTGTTTCTGGATCAGGCAAATCAACATTGCTTCATATTCTTGGTTTACTTGATGAACCAGATGATGGTGAAGTATTGTTTTTTGGAGAAAAAGTGAATTTTTCTGATAAAAAAAAACTGGCAATTTTCAGAAATAGTTATATTGGTTTTGTTTTTCAGTTTTATTCTCTTATAAACGAGCTTACAGTGTTAGAAAATGTTTTGCTTCCCACGATGATTAATGGTATAATACAAAAAGATTATGCAAGAGAACTCTTATTGAGAGTTGGAATTAGTGAAGAACTTTTTGACAAACGGAGTTATAATTTGTCTGGTGGAGAAAAACAAAGGGTTGCTGTAGCTCGTGCTTTGGTAAATAAACCAAAGCTAATAATAGCTGATGAACCAACATCTAACATAGATGAAAATAATGCTATGCTTTTGATGACGCTTTTGCGAAATTTACAACAGTCGCTCAACACAACAGTAGTAATTTCCACACATAGCAAAAAAATTGCTAATTTTTGTGATATTACATATTTTTTATCAGAAGGGGTTTTAACCAATGAAAGTAATATTTAG